A region from the Lates calcarifer isolate ASB-BC8 linkage group LG2, TLL_Latcal_v3, whole genome shotgun sequence genome encodes:
- the gramd2aa gene encoding GRAM domain-containing protein 2A isoform X2 — protein MTEQQEQSEETGLLSTQDLDPSKDDDTHGHFRFQLIEDLSYEDVKKCYRGSCVSCSSLLQALDVRECVCVYGANVLSLVQSSRPLRERVVSAASGAGVAGGGGGVAGGASGASAVQAGRSTKELLMTLPCPSAQTVSKYNSQYHKLFQCVPKDEILMKVYSCALLRDILLQGRLYISRNWLCFYANLFGKDIKVAIPVVSVRLVKKHKTAGLVPNGLAITTDTGQKYVFVSLLSRDSVYDVLRRICTHLQVNGKSLSLKQFMEEPTLSLDEFPTPDEFPVVDEFPSVLKWRRKPSVVSVSSSLPDLLGNSTSSLSATDAPFKSEQLLEERALQTDRGLLSDPVAELGQMEYQLLKFFTLLIILLILSSCYLAFRVCSLEQQLSFLSNPNLPLRER, from the exons tgagcagcaggagcagagcgAAGAAACAGGCCTGCTCTCAACTCAGGACCTGGACCCCTCCAAGGACGACGACACACACGGCCACTTCAG GTTCCAGCTGATTGAAGACCTGTCCTATGAGGATGTAAAGAAATGTTACAGGGGCTCG TGTGTGTCTTGCAGCAGCTTGCTCCAGGCCTTGGATGTGcgcgagtgtgtgtgcgtgtacggTGCCAACGTGCTGAGCCTGGTGCAGAGCTCGCGTCCTCTGAGGGAGAGGGTGGTGTCTGCGGCGAGTGGAGCCGGAGTGGCCGGTGGTGGTGGCGGAGTGGCCGGTGGTGCCAGTGGTGCTAGTGCTGTGCAGGCAGGCCGGTCCACCAAGGAGCTGCTCATGACTCTGCCCTGTCCCTCTGCACAGACTGTCAGCAAGTACAACTCGCAGTACCACAAACTGTTCCAGTGCGTGCCCAAGGATGAGATACTCATGAAAG TGTACTCCTGTGCTCTCCTCAGAGATATCCTTCTACAAGGCCGGCTCTACATTTCCAGAAACTGGCTGTGTTTCTATGCCAACCTCTTTGGCAAAGACATCAAG GTGGCTATCCCTGTTGTCTCTGTGAGGCTGGTGAAGAAGCACAAAACAGCGGGCCTCGTGCCCAATGGATTGGCTATCACCACAGACACCGGCCAGAAG tATGTATTTGTATCTCTGCTATCAAGAGACAGTGTATATGACGTCCTTCGCAGGATCTGCACACACCTGCAG GTCAATGGGAAGAGTCTGAGCTTGAAGCAGTTCATGGAGGAACCGACCTTATCGTTG GACGAGTTCCCGACTCCTGACGAATTTCCAGTGGTTGACGAATTCCCATCAGTGTTAAAGTGGAGAAGGAAACCCTCAGTGGTGTCTGTGTCTTCCTCCCTTCCTGACCTCCTGGGGAACTCCACCAGCAGCCTGAGTGCCACAGATGCACCCTTCAAATCAGAACAGCTGCTTGAAG agcgagcactgcagacagacagaggtctTTTATCAGACCCAGTGGCGGAGCTGGGCCAGATGGAGTACCAGCTGCTGAAGTTCTTCACCCTGCT TATTATTCTCCTCATCTTGTCATCGTGCTACTTGGCCTTTCGTGTGTGCAGTCTGGAGCAACAGCTGTCCTTCCTCAGTAACCCAAATCTACCCCTGAGAGAGAG GTAA
- the senp8 gene encoding sentrin-specific protease 8, with protein MDPVVLSYQDSLLRRSDVSLLEGPYWLNDQVIGFAFEYFAAERFRVLGGTIIFISPEVTQFIKCASCPDELALFLEPLDLASRRWVFLAVNDNSNQTAGGSHWSLLVYHHNSNHFAHYDSQNGSNSLHARRIASKLEPFLGAGRKALFVEEPCPSQQNSYDCGMYVICIAEALCEKARVEGSPRLPVQIITPAYITQKRAEWCRLIQSLAQNDLCCSLSFP; from the coding sequence CTGATGTGTCCTTACTGGAGGGACCTTACTGGCTCAATGACCAAGTCATTGGTTTTGCCTTTGAGTACTTTGCTGCTGAGCGCTTCAGAGTCCTGGGGGGgaccatcatcttcatcagccCAGAGGTCACTCAGTTCATCAAGTGTGCCTCTTGCCCCGATGAGTTGGCCCTATTTCTGGAGCCGCTGGATCTTGCTTCTCGTCGTTGGGTCTTCCTTGCAGTTAACGACAACTCCAACCAGACCGCTGGGGGATCCCACTGGAGCCTTTTGGTCTACCATCACAACTCCAACCACTTCGCCCACTATGACTCTCAAAACGGCAGCAATTCACTGCACGCAAGGCGCATCGCCAGCAAGTTAGAGCCTTTCTTAGGTGCAGGGAGGAAAGCGCTGTTTGTGGAGGAGCCCTGCCCTTCGCAGCAGAACAGCTATGACTGTGGCATGTATGTTATCTGTATTGCAGAGGCCTTGTGTGAGAAGGCCAGGGTGGAGGGCTCGCCACGCCTTCCTGTGCAAATCATCACCCCAGCCTACATCACCCAGAAGAGGGCTGAATGGTGCAGACTGATCCAGAGTCTAGCTCAGAATgacctctgctgctctctgtcttttccttag